A portion of the Celeribacter baekdonensis genome contains these proteins:
- a CDS encoding usg protein, protein MATAQQNQMSDTEMMLSGYGLTLAEFTYRMPDYQSVLNTFSWQLYDLAPDYPKLFKFIAFWQETIEGPLHHVRFTHRKLISPGEWRNCVGEFTIH, encoded by the coding sequence ATGGCAACAGCGCAGCAAAACCAGATGAGTGACACCGAGATGATGCTCTCGGGATATGGCCTGACTTTGGCGGAATTCACCTATCGAATGCCGGATTACCAAAGTGTTCTGAATACGTTTTCGTGGCAGCTCTATGACCTTGCGCCAGATTACCCGAAATTGTTCAAATTCATCGCGTTTTGGCAAGAGACCATCGAAGGTCCGTTGCACCATGTGCGCTTCACCCATCGCAAATTGATCTCACCGGGCGAATGGCGCAATTGTGTGGGTGAATTTACCATACATTGA
- the gyrA gene encoding DNA gyrase subunit A, protein MSDTPETPENEEETPRVPMAWDGPKISITQEMKSSYLDYAMSVIVSRAIPDLRDGLKPVHRRILFAMHEAGNTHDKSYRKSARSVGDTMGKYHPHGDSAIYDALVRMAQPFSMSLPLLDGQGNFGSMDGDAAAAMRYTEVRMDKPAAYLLADIDKDTVDFTLNYDGKDREPTVLPARFPNMLVNGAGGIAVGMATNIPPHNLGEVIDATLALIENPDVSSERLMEIVPAPDFPTGAMILGRSGARKAYLEGRGSVVIRAKTRVEEIRKDRYAIVVDEIPYQVNKATMIEKIAELVRDKRVEGIAHVQDESDRVGVRVVVELKRDATPEVVLNQLFRFTPLQTSFGCNMLALNGGRPEQMTLRQFLEHFITFREEVVARRTAFELRKARDRAHILCGLAVAVTNVDEVVATIRSSADAAEARAKLMERRWPAADIADYIRLIDDPSHKMNDDGTYNLSETQARAILDLRLQRLTQIGVKEVTDELQELAGKIKDFLAILASRERIMEIISNELIEVKTLFAVPRRTEIVDWSGDMEDEDLIEKEDMVVTITASGWAKRTPLADYRAQKRGGKGLSGMATKDEDVITTLFVANTHTQLLFFTDDGMAYKLKTWRLPLGGRTAKGKPIVNILPIPTGVGIAAIMPVDRDELDWDGLQIVFATSKGSVRRNRLSDFTNVKSNGKIAMKFEGEDEGTRLINARICDENDDVMLVTSSGRAIRFPVTDVRVFNSRASTGVRGIKLGTDDEVVSMSVIKHFDAEASERAAYLKMRRQMAGADEVEATDDEEEAEEGSISMERFEEMKAAEELLVTITQNGTGKLSSSHGYPVRGRGGMGVTAMDKAMRGGALVASFPVGIEDQIMLATSKGQSIRCPVEGISFRSRSAGGVKVFNTGKGEEVVSVAWIAESDDEEDGAAEE, encoded by the coding sequence GTGAGCGACACTCCAGAAACCCCTGAAAACGAAGAAGAAACCCCACGCGTGCCGATGGCATGGGACGGGCCGAAGATTTCCATCACTCAGGAGATGAAAAGCTCTTATCTCGATTATGCGATGAGCGTGATCGTCAGCCGCGCAATCCCGGATTTGCGCGACGGGTTGAAACCGGTTCACCGCCGCATCCTGTTTGCGATGCATGAGGCGGGCAACACCCATGACAAATCTTATCGCAAATCGGCGCGCTCTGTCGGCGATACGATGGGGAAATATCACCCGCATGGTGATAGCGCGATCTATGACGCCCTTGTGCGGATGGCACAGCCGTTTTCGATGTCCCTGCCCTTGCTCGATGGTCAGGGCAACTTTGGTTCGATGGATGGCGATGCCGCCGCGGCGATGCGCTATACCGAAGTGCGTATGGACAAACCGGCCGCCTATCTTTTGGCCGATATTGACAAAGACACTGTCGATTTCACTCTGAACTACGACGGCAAAGACCGCGAACCGACTGTGCTTCCGGCGCGGTTCCCAAATATGTTGGTCAATGGTGCGGGCGGGATTGCCGTCGGCATGGCCACCAACATCCCGCCGCACAACTTGGGCGAAGTGATCGACGCCACTTTGGCGCTGATCGAAAACCCGGACGTGTCCTCCGAGCGGCTGATGGAAATTGTGCCTGCGCCCGATTTCCCGACAGGCGCGATGATTTTGGGCCGCTCTGGCGCGCGCAAAGCCTATCTTGAGGGTCGTGGTTCCGTGGTGATCCGCGCCAAGACCCGCGTCGAAGAAATTCGCAAAGACCGCTACGCCATTGTCGTGGACGAGATCCCCTATCAGGTCAACAAGGCAACGATGATCGAAAAGATCGCGGAACTTGTGCGTGACAAGCGCGTCGAAGGCATCGCCCATGTCCAAGATGAATCCGACCGTGTTGGTGTGCGCGTTGTGGTCGAGCTGAAACGTGATGCAACGCCGGAGGTGGTGCTGAACCAATTGTTCCGCTTTACCCCGCTGCAAACCTCGTTTGGCTGTAATATGTTGGCGCTCAATGGCGGACGCCCGGAACAGATGACCCTGCGCCAGTTCCTGGAGCATTTCATCACCTTCCGCGAAGAAGTCGTGGCGCGCCGCACCGCGTTTGAACTGCGCAAAGCTCGCGACCGCGCCCATATCCTCTGTGGTTTGGCTGTGGCTGTGACCAATGTCGACGAAGTTGTTGCCACCATCCGATCCTCTGCCGATGCGGCTGAGGCGCGGGCAAAATTGATGGAACGCCGTTGGCCCGCCGCAGACATCGCCGATTACATCCGATTGATCGACGATCCGAGCCATAAGATGAACGACGATGGCACCTATAACCTGTCCGAGACCCAGGCCCGCGCGATCCTCGATCTGCGGCTGCAACGCCTGACCCAGATCGGCGTCAAAGAGGTCACCGACGAATTGCAAGAGCTCGCCGGCAAGATCAAAGATTTCCTCGCCATCCTCGCCTCGCGCGAGCGGATCATGGAGATCATTTCCAACGAGTTGATTGAGGTGAAAACCCTATTCGCCGTGCCGCGCCGCACCGAGATTGTCGATTGGTCGGGCGATATGGAAGACGAAGACCTGATCGAAAAAGAGGATATGGTGGTCACCATCACCGCCTCCGGCTGGGCCAAACGCACGCCTCTGGCCGATTACCGCGCGCAAAAACGCGGCGGCAAGGGCCTGTCTGGCATGGCGACCAAGGACGAAGACGTGATCACCACGCTGTTTGTCGCCAACACCCACACCCAGCTTTTGTTCTTCACCGATGACGGCATGGCCTATAAGTTGAAAACATGGCGCTTGCCGCTGGGTGGCCGGACGGCCAAGGGCAAGCCGATCGTCAACATCCTGCCGATCCCGACGGGTGTGGGCATCGCGGCGATCATGCCGGTGGACCGCGACGAGTTGGATTGGGACGGGCTTCAGATCGTCTTTGCCACCTCGAAGGGATCGGTGCGTCGCAACCGCCTGTCGGACTTCACAAATGTGAAATCCAACGGCAAAATCGCGATGAAATTCGAAGGCGAAGACGAGGGCACCCGCCTGATCAACGCCCGGATTTGCGATGAAAATGATGACGTGATGCTGGTGACTTCCTCCGGCCGTGCGATCCGGTTCCCGGTCACAGACGTGCGCGTGTTCAACTCGCGCGCCTCGACCGGTGTGCGCGGGATCAAGCTGGGCACGGACGATGAGGTCGTGTCGATGTCGGTGATCAAACACTTTGATGCCGAAGCCTCTGAACGGGCCGCTTACCTCAAAATGCGTCGCCAAATGGCCGGTGCCGATGAGGTAGAGGCGACCGACGATGAGGAAGAGGCTGAAGAAGGCTCGATCTCCATGGAACGGTTCGAGGAAATGAAGGCGGCCGAGGAGCTGCTTGTGACCATCACGCAAAATGGCACGGGCAAACTCAGCTCTTCGCATGGGTATCCGGTTCGCGGACGCGGCGGCATGGGCGTGACAGCGATGGACAAAGCTATGCGCGGCGGTGCGCTTGTGGCCTCCTTCCCGGTCGGCATCGAGGACCAAATCATGCTGGCCACCTCAAAAGGCCAATCCATCCGCTGCCCGGTCGAAGGCATCTCCTTCCGCTCGCGCTCGGCGGGTGGTGTGAAAGTGTTCAACACCGGCAAAGGCGAAGAGGTCGTGTCGGTGGCCTGGATCGCCGAAAGTGATGACGAAGAGGACGGTGCTGCGGAGGAATAA
- a CDS encoding amino acid ABC transporter ATP-binding protein yields MIVLENLHKSFGPLEVLKGINLTVDKGEVVSLIGASGSGKSTLLYCINALETIDGGKVTVDGVDVHAKGTDINKLRQKLGTVFQQWNSFPHLTALENVALAPRVVSKFSRKDAQEIAAKQLKHVGLGDKLNHYPSQLSGGQQQRLAIARALAMEPTYMLFDEATSALDPELVGEVLDIMRLLASEGMTMIVVTHEMSFARDVSDRVAFFKKGVLAEIGAPEQVMNNPQDPDLQRFLSTIG; encoded by the coding sequence ATGATCGTACTGGAAAACCTGCACAAATCCTTTGGCCCTCTGGAAGTTCTCAAAGGCATCAACCTGACCGTGGACAAGGGCGAGGTCGTGTCGCTGATCGGCGCGTCTGGATCGGGCAAATCGACGTTGCTCTATTGCATCAACGCGCTGGAAACCATTGATGGCGGCAAGGTCACCGTCGATGGGGTGGACGTGCATGCCAAGGGCACCGACATCAACAAGTTACGCCAGAAATTGGGCACGGTGTTTCAGCAATGGAACTCATTCCCGCATTTGACCGCACTTGAAAACGTGGCCCTCGCGCCGCGTGTGGTGTCGAAATTCAGCCGCAAAGACGCGCAGGAGATTGCCGCAAAGCAACTCAAACACGTCGGCTTGGGTGACAAGCTCAACCACTATCCGTCGCAGCTTTCGGGCGGTCAGCAACAGCGTTTGGCGATTGCCCGCGCGCTGGCGATGGAACCGACCTATATGTTGTTTGACGAAGCCACCTCGGCGCTTGACCCAGAACTTGTTGGCGAAGTGCTCGACATCATGCGGCTTTTGGCCTCTGAGGGCATGACCATGATTGTTGTGACGCACGAAATGAGCTTTGCCCGCGATGTCTCTGATCGCGTTGCCTTTTTCAAGAAAGGCGTTTTGGCCGAAATCGGGGCGCCCGAGCAGGTGATGAACAATCCGCAAGACCCCGATCTGCAACGGTTCCTCTCCACCATCGGCTAA
- a CDS encoding transporter substrate-binding domain-containing protein, protein MKNTTVLGAFGALALLGATLATPAAADKLDDVLGSGKLRCAVVLDFPPMGYRDANNDPAGMDVDICHDLATRMGVEAEVVGVTWAERIPSLISGRTDVAIASSSDSLERAQTVGFTIPYMVFQFQSLLPADSEITEWDQLQDANVGVAVGTTYESELTDYSAANWPDGKGKITTFQAENDTYLAVSQGRVEAGIATDTAIANILQSESFSNLKAGPVAPFGADIVGFMTERNEFGWINYLNLYINHAYRDGTLGDLYTKHIGGEMPDLTTLGVYY, encoded by the coding sequence ATGAAAAATACCACAGTTCTCGGCGCATTTGGCGCTTTGGCTCTTTTGGGCGCCACTTTGGCAACGCCCGCCGCCGCCGATAAACTTGATGATGTTTTGGGCTCGGGCAAGCTGCGTTGCGCCGTTGTGCTCGACTTCCCACCCATGGGCTACCGCGACGCCAACAACGACCCGGCCGGTATGGACGTGGACATCTGTCATGATCTCGCAACCCGCATGGGCGTAGAAGCCGAAGTCGTCGGCGTCACCTGGGCCGAGCGTATTCCGTCGCTGATCTCTGGCCGCACCGATGTGGCGATTGCCTCCTCCTCGGACTCGCTTGAGCGCGCACAGACCGTTGGCTTCACCATCCCCTACATGGTGTTCCAATTCCAATCCTTGCTGCCTGCCGATTCCGAAATCACCGAATGGGACCAACTCCAAGACGCCAATGTCGGTGTCGCGGTTGGCACGACCTATGAATCCGAACTGACCGATTACAGCGCCGCCAATTGGCCGGATGGCAAAGGCAAAATCACCACGTTCCAAGCCGAAAACGACACCTATCTTGCCGTGTCCCAAGGCCGCGTCGAAGCCGGTATCGCCACAGACACCGCCATCGCCAACATTCTGCAATCGGAAAGCTTTTCCAACCTCAAAGCCGGTCCCGTGGCCCCCTTTGGCGCAGATATCGTTGGCTTTATGACCGAGCGGAACGAATTTGGCTGGATCAACTACCTGAACCTCTACATCAACCACGCCTACCGCGACGGCACGCTCGGTGATCTCTATACGAAACACATCGGCGGCGAAATGCCCGACCTGACGACTTTGGGCGTCTACTACTAA
- a CDS encoding calcium-binding protein: MTYRHDDCDPKDPTPTTPAPITGTVDGTAGDDYIDVAYTGDPEGDVIDGADGLNDIVYAGGGDDTVLGGEGDDTIYGDTGVTTTTSTETFSWADIKDQDYCGIGTVDNGEDLEGLTLTQDTGNITVTVTTPDTYDTWHASNIGVDSNFSTNSINTDGVDGADSNSSLVSNAAAGEVGTYDMSFSDDVQNVTFNISDIDANLGQVTVIAYDADGNEIPVTFDIGSDLTLSGNTVTAADTDNVSPTADSNTVTVTIEGPVASLQIIHTNPGTGVSGVHISDVTFDAVSGTELTEGEGDDTLIGGAGDDVIFGQGGNDTLQGDEGTNTLDGGAGDDTFIGGAGADTFTGGAGQDNIDYSGSGAAVNVDLSTSTLSGGDAANDTISSGIDGVIGSEYDDTLTGFDYQGTDPSDTYTNEFWGMGGDDTISGGGGDDYLDGGDGVDHIEGGAGDDTIIGGDIGSPDRGYPGLFPGDTDTTNDMDTLLGGAGNDTIYGGDDNDYIDGGADNDTIDGGFDDDTILGGSGDDFIVGGEGSDTIDGGDGNDTIYGGLAPGFPDSLNVPDDEGDLVTDNGKDVIHGGAGNDTIYGQDDDDLIYGDAGDDTIYGGIDDDTIYAGAGHDIVDGGADQDTIYGGGDNDVLSGGDDQDTIYVSLDDVTSGVNNTTVHGGAGGVDWDTLDLSGLLSNGWVITHEVQNADSDGNGYDGQIQLYNAALDQYANINYTNIEEIIPCFTPGTLIATPKAKLRWKPSTSAIKSSRVTMVFRRSSGLARKHCPLPIWRPVVN; the protein is encoded by the coding sequence ATGACATATAGACATGATGATTGCGATCCAAAAGATCCAACTCCGACAACACCGGCCCCGATTACAGGGACTGTTGATGGGACCGCAGGTGACGATTATATCGACGTCGCTTACACTGGCGATCCTGAAGGTGATGTCATTGATGGGGCGGACGGACTGAATGATATTGTCTATGCAGGCGGCGGTGATGACACCGTGCTGGGTGGCGAAGGCGATGACACCATCTATGGCGACACAGGCGTAACCACCACCACATCCACCGAGACATTCTCTTGGGCTGACATCAAAGATCAGGATTATTGCGGCATTGGCACCGTGGACAATGGCGAGGACCTTGAAGGTCTGACGCTGACCCAAGACACCGGCAATATCACAGTGACGGTCACCACCCCGGACACTTATGACACATGGCACGCCAGCAATATCGGTGTGGATTCAAATTTCTCCACCAACAGCATTAACACTGATGGCGTTGATGGCGCAGATTCCAACTCCTCCCTCGTATCCAACGCGGCGGCGGGCGAAGTCGGCACCTATGACATGTCCTTCTCGGACGATGTGCAAAACGTCACATTCAACATTTCCGACATTGACGCCAATCTCGGTCAGGTGACCGTGATCGCCTATGACGCGGACGGCAATGAAATTCCGGTGACATTTGACATCGGCTCTGACCTGACCCTCTCCGGCAATACGGTTACCGCCGCGGACACCGACAACGTGTCCCCCACCGCAGATAGCAACACCGTCACCGTGACCATCGAGGGCCCGGTGGCCTCGCTGCAGATCATTCACACCAACCCGGGCACCGGCGTGTCGGGCGTTCATATTTCTGACGTGACCTTTGACGCGGTCTCCGGCACCGAACTGACCGAAGGCGAAGGCGACGACACCTTGATTGGTGGCGCAGGCGATGACGTGATCTTTGGCCAAGGTGGCAATGACACGTTGCAAGGCGATGAAGGCACCAACACGCTGGACGGCGGCGCAGGCGACGACACCTTTATTGGGGGGGCCGGTGCGGACACGTTCACGGGTGGCGCGGGTCAAGATAACATTGATTATTCTGGCTCAGGCGCTGCGGTCAATGTTGACCTTTCGACCTCGACGCTCTCCGGTGGCGACGCGGCAAACGACACCATCTCCAGCGGCATCGACGGTGTGATCGGCTCTGAATATGACGACACCCTGACCGGCTTTGATTATCAGGGCACCGATCCGTCCGATACATATACCAATGAATTCTGGGGCATGGGTGGCGACGACACCATTTCCGGTGGCGGTGGCGACGACTATCTCGATGGTGGCGACGGCGTTGATCATATCGAAGGCGGCGCAGGCGATGACACCATCATCGGCGGCGACATCGGCAGCCCGGATCGCGGCTATCCGGGCCTCTTCCCCGGCGACACGGACACCACCAATGACATGGACACGCTGCTGGGCGGCGCGGGCAATGACACGATTTACGGTGGCGATGACAACGATTACATCGACGGCGGTGCCGACAACGACACCATCGACGGCGGCTTTGACGATGACACCATTTTGGGTGGCTCTGGCGATGACTTTATCGTCGGTGGCGAAGGTTCCGACACCATCGACGGCGGCGACGGCAATGACACCATCTATGGTGGTCTTGCTCCGGGCTTCCCCGACAGTCTGAATGTTCCCGATGACGAGGGCGATCTTGTCACGGACAACGGCAAGGACGTGATCCACGGCGGTGCAGGCAACGATACGATCTATGGTCAAGACGACGATGACCTGATCTATGGCGATGCAGGGGACGACACCATCTATGGCGGCATCGACGACGACACGATCTATGCTGGCGCAGGTCATGACATTGTCGATGGTGGCGCAGATCAAGATACGATCTACGGCGGTGGCGACAACGACGTCCTCTCCGGTGGCGATGACCAAGATACGATCTATGTCTCCTTGGACGATGTGACCTCTGGTGTGAACAACACCACGGTGCACGGCGGCGCCGGCGGCGTGGATTGGGATACGCTTGATCTGTCCGGCCTGTTGTCCAATGGCTGGGTGATCACCCACGAAGTCCAAAACGCCGACTCCGATGGCAATGGCTATGACGGTCAGATCCAGCTCTACAACGCCGCTTTGGACCAATACGCCAACATCAACTACACCAACATTGAGGAAATCATCCCTTGCTTCACCCCGGGGACGCTGATTGCGACCCCAAAGGCGAAGTTGCGGTGGAAACCCTCAACGTCGGCGATAAAGTCATCACGCGTGACAATGGTCTTCAGGCGATCCAGTGGATTGGCAAGAAAGCACTGTCCTCTGCCGATTTGGCGGCCCGTCGTGAATTGA
- a CDS encoding amino acid ABC transporter permease, producing MTDVFTTLQWSDLTFLLEGAWKTIQISVVSILLGTLLGMVFGWLMSLNNKLITFAVMAVLDVFRSVPLLIQLILFDSFVAIAGFPLPAFWSGTIVLIIYTASLVAVVVRSGIDAVPPGLRAAARCLGMSYWQEMRHVTTPVGLRTAFPSWLGVALATIKDSALVSAIGYVELLRASQILNTRTQESVKIMLLVGLIYFIISYPLSRLGARYEQRQKS from the coding sequence ATGACCGATGTCTTTACCACGCTGCAGTGGAGTGACCTGACCTTCCTGCTCGAAGGGGCATGGAAAACCATCCAAATCTCAGTCGTTTCCATCCTTTTGGGCACGCTTTTGGGCATGGTGTTTGGCTGGCTGATGTCGCTGAACAACAAGCTGATCACCTTTGCGGTCATGGCCGTGCTGGATGTGTTCCGCTCGGTGCCTTTGCTGATCCAATTGATCCTGTTTGACAGTTTCGTGGCAATTGCGGGCTTTCCGTTGCCGGCATTTTGGTCGGGTACGATCGTGTTGATCATCTACACCGCCTCGCTTGTCGCCGTTGTGGTCCGCTCCGGCATCGACGCTGTGCCGCCCGGTTTGCGGGCTGCGGCGCGCTGTTTGGGGATGAGTTACTGGCAAGAAATGCGCCATGTGACCACACCCGTCGGCCTGCGCACGGCGTTTCCGTCCTGGCTTGGTGTCGCACTGGCAACCATCAAAGACTCTGCGCTGGTCTCGGCCATCGGCTATGTCGAATTGCTGCGCGCCTCGCAAATCCTCAACACCCGCACCCAAGAGTCGGTCAAAATCATGCTGCTGGTCGGCCTGATCTATTTCATCATCTCCTATCCGCTGTCGCGATTGGGCGCACGTTACGAACAGAGGCAAAAATCATGA
- the ypfJ gene encoding KPN_02809 family neutral zinc metallopeptidase encodes MKWQGRRGSRNIEDRRAMSGGKAVGGIGGLGLIAVVVIGYFLGIDVTPLLEGAGGISPQTQNTQITAADEEAAQFVSVTLADTEEIWTGVFAEQLNARYQPPILVLYKGVTQSPCGSASGATGPFYCPSDQKVYLDTDFFTTMSRALGAKGDFAAAYVVAHEVAHHVQNELGILGQANAYRAQVSEQKGNAVSVMIELQADCYSGIWAKKADEAFGSIEHGDIREALNAAKQIGDDTLQKNAGRVPQPHTFTHGTSEQRQNWFATGYKTGDLASCDTFSADRL; translated from the coding sequence ATGAAATGGCAAGGACGGCGCGGGTCGCGCAACATTGAGGATCGGCGCGCCATGAGCGGCGGCAAGGCCGTGGGTGGGATCGGCGGCTTGGGCCTGATCGCGGTTGTGGTCATCGGCTATTTCCTTGGCATTGACGTCACGCCACTGTTGGAAGGGGCAGGGGGTATCAGCCCCCAAACCCAGAACACCCAAATCACCGCCGCCGATGAAGAGGCGGCACAATTCGTCTCCGTCACCCTGGCCGACACCGAAGAGATTTGGACCGGTGTCTTTGCCGAGCAATTGAACGCGCGCTACCAGCCGCCGATTCTGGTGCTCTATAAAGGCGTGACCCAAAGCCCCTGTGGCTCCGCCTCGGGGGCGACCGGGCCGTTTTATTGCCCGTCGGATCAAAAAGTTTACCTCGATACCGATTTTTTCACCACGATGAGTCGCGCACTGGGCGCGAAAGGCGATTTTGCCGCCGCTTACGTGGTCGCGCATGAAGTGGCGCATCATGTCCAAAACGAATTGGGCATTTTGGGTCAGGCCAATGCCTACCGCGCGCAAGTGTCAGAGCAAAAAGGCAACGCGGTCTCGGTGATGATCGAGCTTCAGGCCGATTGTTATTCCGGGATTTGGGCGAAAAAGGCCGATGAGGCCTTTGGGTCGATTGAGCATGGCGACATTCGCGAGGCATTGAATGCGGCCAAACAAATCGGTGACGACACATTGCAAAAGAACGCCGGACGGGTGCCGCAACCGCACACCTTTACCCACGGCACCTCCGAGCAGCGCCAAAACTGGTTTGCGACCGGCTATAAAACCGGAGATTTGGCCTCTTGTGACACTTTTTCTGCCGATCGGTTATAA
- a CDS encoding YqaA family protein gives MLKRLYNWTMSLAESPHALWALAVVAFVESSVFPIPPDILMIPLIVARPKDAFKIAGIATLASVLGGMLGYWIGFGAFETIGRPVLEFYGKDAYFDEFAVKYNEWGAWAVLIAGVTPFPYKVITILSGTTHLSLPVFIVASIAARSIRFFVVAALLWKFGDPIRDFIERRLGLVFTVLILLLVGGFYAVKFL, from the coding sequence ATGCTAAAGCGGTTGTACAATTGGACGATGTCTTTGGCGGAAAGTCCGCATGCGCTTTGGGCCTTGGCGGTTGTTGCCTTTGTGGAAAGCTCGGTCTTTCCGATCCCACCCGATATTTTGATGATTCCGCTGATCGTGGCGCGCCCGAAAGATGCGTTCAAAATCGCTGGGATCGCGACTTTGGCCTCAGTTTTGGGCGGGATGTTGGGCTATTGGATTGGCTTTGGTGCCTTTGAAACCATCGGTCGCCCGGTGTTGGAATTCTATGGCAAAGACGCCTATTTCGACGAATTCGCCGTGAAATATAACGAATGGGGCGCTTGGGCCGTGTTGATCGCGGGGGTCACGCCCTTCCCCTACAAGGTGATCACCATCTTGTCGGGCACCACGCATTTGTCTTTGCCGGTGTTCATCGTCGCCTCTATTGCCGCACGGTCGATCCGGTTTTTCGTCGTCGCAGCCTTGTTGTGGAAATTTGGCGATCCGATCCGCGATTTCATTGAGCGGCGGTTGGGGCTGGTCTTCACCGTGCTTATTCTTCTGCTTGTGGGCGGCTTCTACGCCGTTAAATTCCTATGA
- a CDS encoding Lrp/AsnC family transcriptional regulator — MIIDEADRKILRELQHNARIPVTELAKRVGLSKTPVAARIKNMEEAGLISAYRAVVSPLKLGLSHVTFVEVRMSDTRESALKKFNEAVKLVPEIEECYMIAGGFDYLVKVRAHDIAHYRQVMGDKISALPFVNSTSTHVAMEAIIEPSEIVI; from the coding sequence ATGATTATTGACGAGGCTGACCGTAAAATCCTACGCGAATTGCAACATAATGCTCGGATACCGGTGACGGAATTGGCCAAACGGGTCGGCCTCTCGAAAACGCCCGTGGCCGCGCGGATCAAGAATATGGAAGAGGCCGGGCTGATTTCAGCCTACCGCGCCGTGGTCTCACCGCTCAAGCTCGGATTGAGTCATGTCACATTTGTTGAGGTGCGGATGTCCGACACTCGCGAATCCGCGCTCAAGAAATTCAACGAAGCGGTCAAGCTCGTGCCCGAGATCGAGGAATGCTATATGATCGCCGGTGGGTTTGATTATCTCGTCAAAGTGCGCGCCCATGATATTGCCCATTATCGCCAAGTGATGGGAGACAAAATTTCGGCGCTGCCCTTTGTCAACTCGACCTCAACCCATGTGGCGATGGAGGCCATTATTGAGCCGTCAGAAATCGTGATCTAA
- a CDS encoding disulfide bond formation protein B, whose product MMSLISRLCALQTALLAALGSLSILLGAFVFQAMGYAPCPMCLWQRWPHAIVIVLGALFLATRLRLLLILGALVMLVSSGLGLFHAGVEQGWWPGPSSCTSSGPSLSGLSGMDLLPSAGAAKLVLCDEIVWDTWGLGITMAGWNFLFSLVFVALWIMAWKKPR is encoded by the coding sequence ATGATGTCTCTGATCTCTCGCCTCTGCGCCCTGCAAACCGCGCTTCTTGCCGCGCTGGGGTCGCTGTCGATCCTTTTGGGGGCCTTCGTGTTTCAGGCTATGGGCTATGCGCCCTGTCCGATGTGCCTGTGGCAGCGCTGGCCCCATGCCATTGTCATCGTCTTAGGCGCACTGTTTTTGGCGACCCGCCTGCGGCTTTTGCTGATTTTGGGCGCGCTGGTGATGCTGGTGTCTTCGGGGCTTGGCCTGTTTCACGCCGGTGTCGAACAGGGCTGGTGGCCCGGCCCAAGTTCCTGCACCTCTTCTGGCCCAAGCCTGTCCGGCCTCTCAGGCATGGATCTTTTGCCCTCTGCCGGGGCGGCGAAATTGGTGCTCTGCGATGAGATCGTTTGGGACACATGGGGGCTTGGCATCACCATGGCGGGGTGGAATTTCCTGTTCTCCTTGGTGTTTGTCGCGCTTTGGATCATGGCGTGGAAAAAGCCGCGCTGA
- a CDS encoding amino acid ABC transporter permease has product MDYQFHWRPVIQALPDLLKASLVTLQVSIIAMALGLMIGLVLYFFRSSQLRVLRGFGSTWVEIARNTPSLFQIFVFYWGLGEFGIFLSSYTAVVAALTFNCAGYMAETYRGGFNAVNAGQDKAARTLGMNRMQSMRYVVLPQVLRAIYGPMTNQFTWVILASSLGMLAGLRELSGETQYFNSRTFRTFEFFAATAVIYYLIAKMALILMAILGRPLFKAERAKS; this is encoded by the coding sequence ATGGATTATCAATTCCACTGGCGACCGGTTATTCAGGCTCTTCCCGATCTTCTGAAAGCCTCACTGGTCACACTTCAGGTCTCAATCATCGCAATGGCACTTGGTCTGATGATCGGCCTTGTGCTCTATTTCTTCCGCTCAAGCCAACTGCGTGTTCTACGCGGGTTTGGTTCGACCTGGGTCGAAATTGCGCGCAACACGCCGTCTCTGTTCCAGATTTTCGTGTTTTATTGGGGCCTTGGCGAGTTCGGTATTTTTCTCAGCTCCTATACGGCGGTCGTTGCCGCGCTGACCTTTAACTGTGCGGGCTATATGGCCGAGACCTATCGCGGTGGCTTTAACGCGGTGAACGCCGGTCAGGACAAAGCCGCACGTACGTTGGGGATGAACCGGATGCAATCCATGCGCTATGTGGTGTTGCCGCAGGTGTTGCGTGCCATTTACGGGCCGATGACGAACCAGTTCACTTGGGTCATTCTGGCTTCCTCTTTGGGGATGCTGGCGGGTCTGCGTGAATTGTCGGGCGAGACGCAATATTTCAACTCGCGCACCTTCCGCACCTTTGAATTCTTCGCCGCCACCGCCGTGATCTACTATCTGATCGCCAAAATGGCGCTGATTTTGATGGCCATTCTGGGCCGACCCTTGTTCAAAGCGGAAAGGGCAAAATCATGA